GGTTTGTTCGCAGTCTGCGGACAGCCAGACTGCTGTTTTCGTTCCGACTGCGAGAAGATTCCCGGAGAAGGCTGAGAGCTAGTCCGGTACGGGGCAGACTACCTCAGCGGTTGAGCCGGGTCCGGCCACAGGGCGGAAACACCTTTTTGTGGCTCCGCATACAGGGCATTTCCATGTTTCAGGGAGTTCGTCGAAGGAGGTGCCGGGTGGGATCTTCCCTTTTTTGTCGCCTCTGTCGGGGTCGTACACATAACCGCAGTTGGTGGTTTGGCAACGCCACATCTCTTCGGGTCTGGCCATATTCCTGCTCCTGCTCGATAGCAACGGGGTTTTAATCATCATTATCCCACCTGGAGCAGAAAGCCTAGCCTCATGACCCTCATCATCGCCCTTCGCAACCTTCTGCACGACAAAGTCCGCCTCGTCGTCACCCTCACCGGAGTGGTCTTCGCGGTGGTGCTCATTGCTGTGCAGGTGGGCCTTTTCGTGGGGTTCACTTCGGCCACGTCCGCTGTGATCGACAACACCGAGGCGGACATTTGGGTCTGCGCCAGGGGCATGCGAAACTTCGACGTCACGTCCCCGCTGCCGCAGAAAGCCTATTACCAGGCGCTGTCCACGCCGGGGATCGCCGAGGCGCGGAGGTTGGTCGTACAGTTCGCGAACTGGAAAAAACCCAACGGCGGAACCGAGAGCGTTGAAGTGGTGGGCTACGAACTCCCTTCGGGTTTGGGCAAACCCTGGAACGTTGTGGAAGGTGACCTCCGCGCGCTGAGCCTCACCGACACTATTGTTATCGACCAAGTATACAAACACAAGCTCGGCGTGGCCCAGCTTGGAGACCAGGTGGAGATCAACGGACACAGGGCCAGGGTGGTCGCCTTCACCAGCGGCATCCGCTCCTTCACCACCTCCCCCTATATCTTCTGTTCGCTGCCCATTGCCCAGACCCTGTGCAACATGCGCGAAGGCAAATTCACCTACGTGCTGGTCACGCTCGCTCCGGGGGCATCCGCGGAAGGCGTGCGCCGATCGCTTCTGGACAATGTGGACGGCGTCGACGTCTATACCCGGAAGGAGTTCTCGAGCAAAACCCAGCAGTATTGGATGTTCACCACTGGCGCGGGCATGGCCCTGCTCATCGCCGCCGCCTTGGGGCTGGTGGTGGGTGTGGTGGTGGTGGCCCAGACCCTCTACGCCACCACCATGGACCACCTGGCGGAATTCGGAACCCTGCGGGCCATGGGGGCCGAGAACTGGTACATCTACAAAATCATTATCATCCAGGCCCTGGCCAGCGCCGTGGCAGGCTACAGCCTGGGCATCATGGTCAGCTACGTGATCGTGCAGTTCGCGGACAAGGGCGGGGCGTCGATCATCCTGCCGTTCGGGGTCGCGGTGGGGCTTTTTTTCGTCACGGTGTTCATGTGCGTGGGGGCGGCGCTCATCTCCATCAACAAGGTCACCCGGATCGATCCGGTGATGGTTTTCAAGGGACGTTGAAGTGGCGGCAAATGGCGCCCCGGCGGTTTCGGTGCGGAATCTGACCAAAGCCTTTGGTTCAGGCCAAGCCCGAACCGTGGCCTTGGACCAGGTGTCACTGGACGTGAACCCAGGGGAACTGGTGTTGCTCATGGGACCGTCGGGAAGCGGCAAAACCACCTTGCTGTCCGTCATGGGGTGCATTCTGCGTCCGGACGCGGGCAGCGTGGTCATACGGGGCCAGGAGATTGTGGGTCTGCCCGAAACCGGGTTATGCCGGGTGCGGCTCCAAAGCATCGGGTTCATTTTTCAGAACTACAACCTCTTCCCCACGCTGCGGGCCGAGGAGAACATCATGGTGGCCCTGGACCTCAAAGGCGTACCGGCCAAAAAAGCCCGCCATCAGGCTGCGCAGGTCATGGAGTCCGTCGGGCTTGGCGACAAGGTCGGGAGTATGCCAGCGGATTTGTCGGGCGGGCAGAAGCAGCGCCTGGCCATCGCCCGGGCCCTGGCCGGAGACCCTGAGATCATCCTGGCGGACGAACCCACCGCTGCGCTCGATTCGGTCAACGGCAGGATGGTCATTGGCCTGCTGCGGGAGCTGGCTATCAAGAGGGGGCGCAGCGTGGTGGTGGTTACCCATGACAACCGCATATTCGACTTTGCCGACCGCATCGTGCGCATTGAAGACGGCCGGCTCAAGGTCTCGGAGGGTCAGGAGTGATCCGGATTTTTGCTGTACTGGCCTGTGTTGCGGGCACCCTGATCGGTCCGGTGGCAGCGCCCAACAGCGAGACCGTAGTCACCCGGTTTCCGCAGTCGGGTGCCTGGGTTGCGGCAGCGGGGCGCGTGGAGCCGGTCAGCGAGGAGATGCGCCTGGGATTCGACATTCCGGGCAAGATTATGGACGTGCTCGTTGAGGAGGGCGACCCCGTTCGCAAGGGCCAGCCCCTGGCCCGGCTGGTGGACGACGACATCAGGGCCCGGGTGGTTCAGGCCCAGGCCAATGTGCGGGCCGCGAAAGCCGCCCTGGACAAGGTGGTGGCCGGAGCCAGGTCCATGGAGCGCATCGAGGCCGCTGCCATTCTGCGCGAAGCCGAATCCGTTCGGGACAACGCCCGCCGCGAGAACGAGCGGCGGGTCAGGCTGGTGTCCCAGGGGGTCATCGCCAAGGAAGAGGCGGACCGCGCCGAGAAGGACTACCTGGTGGCCTCCCAGAAGGTGAGCCAGGCCCGGGAGCGTTTTCACCTGATTAACGATCCCTCCCGCGAGGAGGACGTGCGCCGGGCCGAGGCACAGCATGCCCAAGCCAAGGGGCAGTTGGACGAGGCTCTGGCCTATCAGGACAAGGCTCTGATCCATTCGCCCATTGACGGAGTGGTGCTGCGCAAGCACCGCCGGGCAGGCGAGATGGTCTCCACCAACTTCGATTCCCCGGTGGTCACAGTGGGTGACGTGAGCACTCTGCGGATTCGAGGCGACGTTGATGAAAAGGACGTGGCCAAGGTGAAGGTCGGGCAGAAGGCTTATGCCATGGCAGACGCCTACGGCGCCAAGCGTTTTGAGGGGCGGGTGATCCGCATCGCCAAGATGCTGGGAAGAAAGAACGTGCGCACCGACGACCCGGCCGAACGTCTGGATACCAAGGTGCTGGAAACGCTCATAGAATTCGCTCCAGGCACGTCCATACCTGTGGGCATGCGCATGGATGTCTTTATTCTTTTGGACGAAAGCTAGGGTTTAGTTTTGTCCTTGCCTGCGAAACGTTCTGGCCGTATGTAACCCCGGCCGGAGCGCATCTTTCCGGCTCACCCCATTAGAGGTCTTCAATGGAAATCATCTCCCAGTTCATCTGGATGCTCGGCCACGTGGACCAGGCTCTGAACATGATCGTCAAAGACTACGGTTCCTGGACCTATCTGGTTCTGTTTTTGATCATCTTCTGCGAGACCGGCCTGGTGGTCACTCCGTTTCTGCCCGGCGATTCCCTGCTGTTCATCGTCGGCTCCTTGTGTGGAGCGGGTTTTCTCGACCCCATGCTCACCGCCGGGCTGCTCATTGCCGCAGCGGTGCTGGGAGACAACACCAACTACTGGATCGGCCGCTTCGTGGGCCCGGCGGTGTTTAGCCGCGAGAACAGCAAACTGCTCAACAAGAAGCACCTGGACAAGACCCACGCCTTCTATGAGAAGCACGGCGGAAAGACAGTGGTCATCGCCCGGTTCATGCCCATCGTAAGGACGTTCGCTCCTTTCGTGGCCGGCATAGGCAAGATGACCTATTCCAAGTTCGTGAGCTTTTCGGTCGGAGGGGGTATTCTCTGGATCGGCGGCTTCATCGGGCTGGGATACCTGATCGGCAACATGCCTTGGGTGAAGAAGTATTTCAGCGTGGTGATCTATGGCATCATCCTGCTTTCGATCACACCCGGGCTTATCGAGTTCATCAAGGCCAGGCGGGCCGCTGCCCGGGTCGCGCAATAGCCGGCGCACTGTTCGCAACATGGAAGGCCGCCCCCGGGGGCGGCCTTTTGCGTTTTAGTTCTACGCCATCAACCTGACGGCCTCCCTGGTGGCGGCTTCCACCAGCAGGGGGCATTTTGATTTGAAAAGTCCTTTGGCCGCCGCTTCCTTTATTCCTTCATCCGTGGCCATGTTCGTGCCGAGCAAGGCCGAGCAGTTCAGGTCGCCGAACTGGCCGGTCATGGCCTTCACAAACTCGCGCATTATTACCTTGGTACCATCGGTAGCCTTGGAGTCGCCGTCCTGGGTGCGGCCGTGGCGCATGCCAATGGCCATCATGGCCCCGGTGACAGCGCCGCATGTCAGGCCATTCCACATCCCGGCCGCGAACGGGGTGGTGATCTGGGTGATCATTTCCGGAGACAGGCCTGTCTGTCCTGCAAGTGACTCCAAGACTGCCTGGGTGCAATTCAAATGGGACAAAAAGCGCTGCACGGCCAAAGCCGGGGCATCGGATCCGGGAGGAAGGGGTGCGGACCGGGTGCTGACGATATCGGGCAGGGCCAGGCCGGAAGCGAATCCCACGCCAGCGCAGCAGACGCCGCCAAGAATGGCGCGGCGGGTAAGGTCCATGATCTTGCTCCGTCGTAAAAAGGATCAGTCCTTTTTAGGCGAAGAAGACGGATCGGTCCACGCCTTGGCCCGCGATCTATAGGTCAGGTCCGCAAGGGTGCTGAAAAAGAAATACTTGGCATCGCTCGTAAGCGATAGCTCGGGCTGACGCTGCACCAGCGCCGGGTCCTCCAGCAAGAGCTCGTACACATGCTCGTAGAAGCGGATCATCCGCTCCTCGGACCAGCGGCTGGTGAGCCAGGACCGGCCCCTCGCTCCGAGTTCCCTGCACAGCGCCGGCTCGCCCACAAGATGTTCAAGAACCTCCGCCGCATCTTCCAGGCGGACGTTCACAAAAGGATGCGAGTCGGCGCCGGAAAAATGGCGCAGCAGCATAAGCGACCGCTCATCCAGGTAGGAAAGGGCGCATTTGCCCTGGGCCAGACCCTCCAGCCCGGTAAGATGGTAGCTGCCAGTCACCAGATCATCCACCACGATGCGGCTCTGGCGCTTGATTGCAAGCGCCTCGGCCAGGGGCAGGCCGGTAACGATGCGCGCCGTGCATCCGGTGTTCTTGACCACGGAATCGATAACGGCCGTGGCCTCCGGCATCCCCTTGGTGCTCCACCGGTCCGCCCAGGCGCTCATGTCCTTGGTGGGGCTGTAGAAAATGTCCCACTTCGGGGGCTTGGAACTAGGCTGGTAGGCGCTGTCGGTTTCGGGAACGAAATTCGGAACCACCATGGCCTTTGTATAGAGCCGCTCCGGATACTGGGCGATGGCGATGCAGGGGATGTCCTGGGCCAGCAACGCCTCGGGCGTGATGCCCATTACCTGTGCCACCAGATCGGGAGAGGAGTGGAATTGCCGGAGAATGTGCTTGCCCGCCTGGGCCAGCTCACCGAAATCTATTCGTCCAAAGGCCTTGGACTCGTAGTCCAGGTAGTTGTGGAGGTGGATGACGTCCGCTTCCCAGGCCAGGTCGAGGGCTTCTTCGGGCGATTCCTGGAAAACCAGGTCGTGGTCGTACAGGCCGAATCGTTTGAGATCCACCAGGCGTGCGTCAACGCCGGTGTGCCGGCCCAGGGCCTGCACCAGGCGTATGGGCATGCCCGCCAGAGGGGTGATGGAGAAGTGCAGGACCTTCATGCTGTGCCGGTCCTCACGCCGTTTGGCCTCAGTCCTGCTAGCGGCTTAAGGCCAGGGGCATCTCCTCGCGGATGCTCCTGGCGGCGCGCACGGCCGGGGCGAGCTGGTCCCACTGGACAAGGTCCTCGTGGCGAACGGCGGACACCAGGGTCCTGCCCAGTATCGCGTCCCAGTGGATGGGGCTTACGCCGTGGCCAGGGCATTTGACGGTGAGGTCGGCCTCGCCGAGGATGTGCCCCGCTGGCAGGTCGCGGGTGAATACCATGCTCTTGCGCAGCTTCACGGCCACCTTGCGTTCGGCTTCGAATACTTCCTTGCGGCACACGGTCATTGCCGCTTCGGCTTCCCGGATCAGGCCCACCATCTGGGTGAATCCGGCCGGGTCAAGGGAGGCCTGATGGTCTGTGCCGCGCAGGGTGCGGTCCAGGGTGAAATGGCGTTCGACAACGCACGCGCCCAGGGCGGCGGCAGCCACGCTGGGTCCGATGCCCTTCTCGTGGCCGGAATAGCCCACGGGCAGGCCGTAGCGCTTGGAGAGCTCGGCCATGATGGGCAGGCCCACGCATTCATCCGGGCAGGGGTAGGTGGAGTTGCAGTGCAGCACGATGATGTTCTGGTGGAACCTGCGCAGTTCGGCAACCGCCAGGTCGATCTCTTCTAAGCTGCTCATGCCGGTGGAAAGGATCACGGGCAGCCCGCTGGCGCCGGCCTGGCGCAGAAGGGGGACGTTCACCAGGTCCGCAGAGCAGATTTTCAAGATATCCACGCCCATGTCGAGCAGTTCGGTCAGGCTCACCTGATCCCAGGCTGAGGCGAAGAAGATGAGCCCGAGAGATTCGGCCAGCGCCTTGAGCTCAGCCATGTCTTCGATGGTGAGCTCCAGGGCGATGCGGTGCTCGCCGTAGGTCCTGCCGAAGCTGTTGGGGCCGGAATATGGCATCTGAAGCCCTTCGTCCGTGAAAAGGGCGTTCATGTCGCGCTTCTGGAACTTGACCGCCTGCACCCCGGCCCGGGCGGCTTCTTCCACCATCTGGCGGGCGATGGCCAGATCTCCCTGGTGGTTGTTGCCGATTTCGGCGACCACAAAACAGGGACGGCCATGGCCGATGATGGTTCCGGAATTGAGCCGGATGGAGGGGTAGGTCTTCATAAGCGTATGATCTCCACGTTATGCTGCTCGTACAGGGCCCGGAGCTGCTTGAAAATTTCCTCCTGGCAGCCGAAGGAGGTAATAACCACGGCCTGAGGCCGAAGGGAACCGAGCACCACGGAAGGTGATATGATGTGTCCGCCAAGCGTCTTGCCAGCCTTGGCCGGGTCGTTGTCGACCACCGCCATGACCTCGAACCCGCCAGCGGCGCGAAGCGCCTGGAGGACGATCTCGCAGGTTTCGGAAGCGCCGAAAAGAACCAGCTTCATTACGCCCCGGGCTTTAAGAACCTTGAGCTTGCTGGCTATGGTCGTCTTGAGCGCGGTATAAATCTGCACCGTCTCCGAGGAGAAATTGGAGAACATGGCCTGCCTGCGGGCTTCGCCCTCGTCGGTGAGCAGGTAACGGAAACTCTTGCCGTTCACTCTCTCGTACTCGACGAGCTCGTTGTCCACCATCTCCTTCAAGTACTGGTTCACCATGGCGCCTGAAAGATTGGCCCTGCGACCAAGTTCGTTCTGGCTCACCATGTTGTCCTGGGCCAGGGTGTCGAGTATGGCCAGGTATCTGGCCGCTTTGCTCGGGCGGTAGTACGTCTTGTTCACCAGCAGCATGGCCGGACCCTGTCGTTCGTTAATGTGGTGAATGTATGCGGCAGGCCCATAAAGCCCCAGACTTTGTTAAGGTACTTGCTTTCGCAAAGGATAACAAGAGTTTGCCGCATTTCAATTTTTCCCGTCATTTCAGTGTGATGTCTCGTCCCCTGCCGTACCGATCATTTGACTCGTAAATGGTATATCGGCAGGAGTTTCCCATCGCTTTAGCCACGAGGGGGCGAAATCCACTAAGCAATCTTCATGCCGAAAGGCAAAGAGTGTCCTTCCGGAGGTGAGGCGGTCGCGGTGAGTTGCTTTTCCCGGGCTCTGGGGTAAGAAACGGCCCGGAGGCCTCGCGTGACAACAGCTCTCATAGAAATCAAGGATCTCGGGAAATCCTTCCAGGGGCGGACGGTGCTCAGTGGTGTGAACCTGGCCATCCCGGCGGGGGATTTGACCGCGGTGATCGGGAAAAGCGGCGAAGGCAAAAGCGTTTTGCTCAAACATATCATGGGGCTAATGACCCCGGATTCCGGAGATGTCTTCTTCGAGGGAAAACCCCTGGGGCAAATGTCCAGAGCGGAGCGCAGGGAGCTGAAATCGGTCATGTCCTATATGTTTCAGGGCATGGCTCTGTTCGATTCTTTGACGGTCTTTGACAACATAGCCCTTCCGCTCAGGGAAAAACTGAGGCTTCCCGAACCCGAGGTCCGTGAGCTGGTGGAGCAAAAGCTCAGGGAGCTGGAACTTGCCGAGGTTCCCGGCAAATTTCCGTCGCAGCTCTCAGGGGGAATGCAAAAGCGCGTGGCCCTGGCCCGGGCCCTGGTCACGAAACCGCGCATCGTGCTTTTCGATGAACCCACCACCGGGCTCGACCCGTTAAGGAAATGGGGAGTGTTCAAGCTCATCGACGAGTCGCGCAAGGCCTTCGGGTTTACGGCCGTCATGGTCAGCCACGACATCCCGGACGTGTTCACCATTGCAGACAGGGTGGCTTTGCTGGATGGAGGAAAAATTGTGTTTTCCGGCAGCTCCGAGGAGGCAAGAAAGTCTCAGCACCCCATGATGCGAGCATTTATGCCGGGCGAAGACGCTCTCGCCCAGGCTTATGTGCCGGAGTAGTGGCGGTCGAGCAGGTTCAGGGCTTGGTTTTTTTCGCGGCCGTAGCGGGTCAGCATAGCTCCCCGGGCGATATACGGGCCATGTCCGAAGCAGCGCAGGCGCTCCTTGTACACTTCCTCGATCAGGGCCTTTTCGAAGTAAACCACCCGGCGTTCTTCCACGATGCGGGGCTTGATGGATTTTATGGCTGTGACGAAAATGTCGGAAGCCCCGCCGACCCCGTGCTGCACGGCGGCGCTCCAGAGGACTTCCCGGCTGGCCGGGGACAGGGCGGAGACATCCACCCCGGTCTGGGAAAAAATGTAGGCGACCGCCGGGCGATAGTGGCTGACGAGAATGAATTCATACTGCAGACGCTCGAAGCGCTTGGAGTGCTCGGAGGCGATCTTGCGCCATTCCTCCGGCACCGACCCGCTGGTGGAGCCTGTATTGGCCGGGCCGCGCGCGGTGAGCCGTGCGTGGAGGTCCGGAGCGTGTTCTTTCAAATACCTGATGAAGTTGGAAAAAGTGGGGGTACCTGAGGCTATCTGGAACGTTCCGTAGCTGGTTCCGGCCGAAGGGGTGTGCCCCACGGAAGCCGCCCCCTGGTCACCGGATTCGTATTTGGCGGCCAGATGCCCGGGAGGAGCCGCATGAGATGGCTTGGCTCCCGGCTGCTGCTGGGGGATGAAGCAGGCCATGGTGTACGTGGGGGTCGGCCTGAAAACGGCGTTGGATTTTCCCCACAGTGTGGCCCCGGCAAGCCGGGCCCAGGCGTCCGGATCGTCGGGGCTTAGCCCCTCCGGATCGATGGGCTGGCGAACCGACTGCAGGTCGATGCGGGCTCTCAGTTCGCCCGGTTGCAGGGCCTGGGAGAACATGTCCCAGGTGAGCTTGCGGGCCACGGCGGGATTAAGCGCCGGGCCGGCAAGGTCCACCAGGTCGGGGTGAACCGGCGGCGTCAGGGCGGGCCATGGCGGGGACGTGCAGACGGCCTGCCAGATGCACAGCAGATACGCCACACACCCGGCCAGCAGGAGGCGTTTGCTCTCCGCGTCCAGGCGTGAGAAAAGGCGGCCTGCAAAGCCGATGTTTTTTATCTGGCTATCCACGTCGACTGTATCGGCAGGCGATGGTTTTCATTAAGGGGCGCCCGCCATGGTGAGCCAGTTATACGATTTTGTGGAGAGTGGAAAGTGCCCGGAAGCTCCAGAAGTCCTGTGAAAAACGGTTTTTTCAGGCGCATGGCCGACCCCAAGCTGTGGCTGGCGCTTTTTCTGCCCGGCCTGGCGGTCACGTTTGCCTTGTCGGCCGTTCACTGGAGCCAGCCTAACTGGCTGCAATTCCTCGACTACAAGATCTACGACATCCTTCTCTCGCAGCGGGACAAACCGGTCCAGACAGGCCAGGTGGCCGTGGTGGACTTGGACGAGAAGAGCCTGTCCGAGGTGGGCCAGTGGCCCTGGCCGCGCTACCGGATAGCCCTGCTGCTCGGCAGGCTGAAACAGTACGGCGTTCTGGCTGTGGGCATGGACGTGGTCTTCGCAGAGCCTGACCAAACCTCGCCGGAACACATCAGGCGCGATCTGGCAGGGCTTGGCGTGAACATGGACTTCACCGGTCTGCCCGAAGGGCTGCGCGACAACGACAAACTCCTGGCAGACAACCTGGCCGGCGGCCCCTATGTGCTGGGCTACTTCTTCACGTTCACCGAGGAGGACAACCGGCGCCTGGGGGGGCAATGCGTTTTGCCTCCCGCCCGCGTGGCTCTGAAACGTTCTCCCGGAGTCCTGGACGCCCCGGTTATGATTCCCAGCGCCGCCTCGTTGGTGTGCCCCCTGCCGGAGCTGGCCAAAACCTGCGGCTGGGCCGGATTCTTCAACTCCTTCCCGGACAGGGACAACGTGGTGCGCTGGGTGCCCCTGGCCATGACCTGGAACGGGACGGTCTACCCGAGCCTGGCGGTGGCAACGGTCATGCGCGCTTTTGGGGACAAGTCCGCCCTGCTTACAATCGAACCCAATCCTTACGGCGGCCAGGACCTGGCCTATTCGCTGGACTTGGGGCCATTGGGCCGCAGGGTCGTGCCATTGGACGGCAATGGACGGATTCTTCTGGATTTTCGGGGGCCTGGCCGGACGTTCCCCTACGTGTCGGCAGCGGACGTGCTGTCGGGCAAAGCTTCCCGCGAGGAATTGGAAGGCAGGATCGTGTTCATCGGCACTTCGGCCAGGGGCCTGGAGGATGTCCGGGCCACTCCGGTGGACAGGACCTTCCCCGGGGTTGAGGCCCACGCCACGGTGGCGGACATGATCCTCTCCGACCGATTCCTTCGCCATCCCATGGATGCCTGGTACATCGAGCTTGTTCTCCTGGCGGTTTTCGGGCTTGGCGTCACCGTGCAGCTCATGGTCACCCGGTCGCTCTGGGCCGGAGGCTTGAGCCTGCTGGCCGGATTGGCCGTATGGTTTTTCTGTGCGTTCAGCATGAACCGCATGGACTTCTACGTGTCCCCGCTGACCCCGCTCATGGCCCTGGCCGTCAACTTCACCCTGCTCACCTTCATCAAGTTCCTGCGCGAGGAGAGCCAGAAGCGTTTCATCAAGTCAGCCTTTTCACAGTATCTCTCCCCTCAGGTGGTGGAGCAGATCGTGGATGAACCGGGCAAGCTCAACTTAAGCGGTGAGGAGAAAGACGTCAGCATCCTCTTCTCGGACGTGCGCGGATTCACCACCATCTCCGAAAAACTGACTCCCACTCAGGTAGTCGACCTGCTCCACGAATACCTGACCCCGATGACCCGGCTCATCACTGGCAGTTTCGGCACCCTGGACAAGTTCATCGGCGATGCCATCATGGCTTTTTGGAATGCCCCCTTGGACGTGGCGGACCATCCGCGCCAGGCCGTGGAAACGGCCCTGTCCATGCAGAGGGAGCTGGACCGGCTGAACGTAGGGTTCAAGGCCCGGTTTGGCTTCGAGATTGAAATAGGCATCGGGCTTCACAGAGGGGGCGTGCGCGTGGGCAACTTCGGCTCGGCCGACCTCTTCGACTACACCATCATCGGCGACAACGTGAACCTCTGTTCGCGTCTGGAAGGACTCACCAAATATTATCACCAGAGGATTCTCCTCACAGAAGCCATGCGGGACGGGGCTGGCGAAGGCTTCATCTGGCAGGAGATCGACCGGGTGCGCGTGAAGGGCAAGCACGAGCCCGTCACCATTTATGCGGTTCACGACAAGGCCGAGCCTGACGAAGTGGCCAGGTGGTCCGAAGGCCTCGAACTCTATCGGGAGGGGCATTTCAGCCAGGCCCGGAGTCTCTTCGAGGATCTCCAGTCCAAAACGGACAACGGGCTCTATGCACTGTACGCCGACCGATGCCGGGCCTTGGAGAAAACCCCTCCCGGCCCCTCGTGGGACGGCGTGTTCGAGCACACCACGAAATAGGAATGGTATGGTTAAGCGATTGCCCGCAATAGGGCTGCTTGTCCTTTTTCTGAGCGCCGTGGCGTTCGCCCAGGCGCCCACCGGAGCCGAACCCCAACCTCAGGCGCAGGCTCCCGCCCAAAATCCGGCTCCGGTTCCCGCAGGCATGGCTGACGATGTCCAGGGCGAAGTCACTGCGGGCTTACCCGGAGCGCAGGCCCGCAAGCTCGCGGTCAAGGACGTGGTCTACAACGGTGAAACGGTGGCCACTGGCAAGAAAGCCTCGGTCCAGGTCCGCCTGGCCGACGGCACGCTTTTGTCCCTGGGCGAGCAGAGCAGCATCGAAATAGTGGACGCAGCCTACGACCCGGCCCGTCCTGACGCTGCCAGCGCTGTGTGCAGGCTCAGCCAGGGTGTTTTTCGCTGCCTGACCGGCGAGGTAACCGCTCAGGCCCCTGACCGTTTCCGGCTGGAGACTCCCCTGGCTGTGATCGGGGTGCGTGGCACAGAGCTTGGCGTGAGCGTGGGTGCCGACACCGTGGAGACTGCCGTCTTTTCCGGCGGTCCGGGGTTGGTTACCGATAAGGACGGCGGCGCGCCGGTTTTGGTGCCGGCCGGTAAGGGGCTGGGCAAGGCGCGCGGTGTTGCCCTCGGCCAGGCCGGGGCCATTTCAGGGCGGTTTCGCTCGCTGCTTGCCGGGGTGCCCATGCGGATGGCCCCGGGCGGACCGCTCGTCCCGCCGGGCATGTTCCGTGGCAAGCCCAAACCTCCGAGGCTGGCCGAAGCGGCTCTCAAGGCCTCGAGGATCAAGGCGGGCAAGGATGCTGGCCAGGCGGATATGAAGGGTTCCAGGGA
The DNA window shown above is from Desulfovibrio sp. and carries:
- a CDS encoding C_GCAxxG_C_C family protein: MDLTRRAILGGVCCAGVGFASGLALPDIVSTRSAPLPPGSDAPALAVQRFLSHLNCTQAVLESLAGQTGLSPEMITQITTPFAAGMWNGLTCGAVTGAMMAIGMRHGRTQDGDSKATDGTKVIMREFVKAMTGQFGDLNCSALLGTNMATDEGIKEAAAKGLFKSKCPLLVEAATREAVRLMA
- a CDS encoding efflux RND transporter periplasmic adaptor subunit, whose product is MRLGFDIPGKIMDVLVEEGDPVRKGQPLARLVDDDIRARVVQAQANVRAAKAALDKVVAGARSMERIEAAAILREAESVRDNARRENERRVRLVSQGVIAKEEADRAEKDYLVASQKVSQARERFHLINDPSREEDVRRAEAQHAQAKGQLDEALAYQDKALIHSPIDGVVLRKHRRAGEMVSTNFDSPVVTVGDVSTLRIRGDVDEKDVAKVKVGQKAYAMADAYGAKRFEGRVIRIAKMLGRKNVRTDDPAERLDTKVLETLIEFAPGTSIPVGMRMDVFILLDES
- a CDS encoding DedA family protein, with product MEIISQFIWMLGHVDQALNMIVKDYGSWTYLVLFLIIFCETGLVVTPFLPGDSLLFIVGSLCGAGFLDPMLTAGLLIAAAVLGDNTNYWIGRFVGPAVFSRENSKLLNKKHLDKTHAFYEKHGGKTVVIARFMPIVRTFAPFVAGIGKMTYSKFVSFSVGGGILWIGGFIGLGYLIGNMPWVKKYFSVVIYGIILLSITPGLIEFIKARRAAARVAQ
- a CDS encoding glycosyltransferase family 1 protein, which gives rise to MKVLHFSITPLAGMPIRLVQALGRHTGVDARLVDLKRFGLYDHDLVFQESPEEALDLAWEADVIHLHNYLDYESKAFGRIDFGELAQAGKHILRQFHSSPDLVAQVMGITPEALLAQDIPCIAIAQYPERLYTKAMVVPNFVPETDSAYQPSSKPPKWDIFYSPTKDMSAWADRWSTKGMPEATAVIDSVVKNTGCTARIVTGLPLAEALAIKRQSRIVVDDLVTGSYHLTGLEGLAQGKCALSYLDERSLMLLRHFSGADSHPFVNVRLEDAAEVLEHLVGEPALCRELGARGRSWLTSRWSEERMIRFYEHVYELLLEDPALVQRQPELSLTSDAKYFFFSTLADLTYRSRAKAWTDPSSSPKKD
- a CDS encoding N-acetylneuraminate synthase family protein encodes the protein MKTYPSIRLNSGTIIGHGRPCFVVAEIGNNHQGDLAIARQMVEEAARAGVQAVKFQKRDMNALFTDEGLQMPYSGPNSFGRTYGEHRIALELTIEDMAELKALAESLGLIFFASAWDQVSLTELLDMGVDILKICSADLVNVPLLRQAGASGLPVILSTGMSSLEEIDLAVAELRRFHQNIIVLHCNSTYPCPDECVGLPIMAELSKRYGLPVGYSGHEKGIGPSVAAAALGACVVERHFTLDRTLRGTDHQASLDPAGFTQMVGLIREAEAAMTVCRKEVFEAERKVAVKLRKSMVFTRDLPAGHILGEADLTVKCPGHGVSPIHWDAILGRTLVSAVRHEDLVQWDQLAPAVRAARSIREEMPLALSR
- a CDS encoding ATP-binding cassette domain-containing protein; translation: MTTALIEIKDLGKSFQGRTVLSGVNLAIPAGDLTAVIGKSGEGKSVLLKHIMGLMTPDSGDVFFEGKPLGQMSRAERRELKSVMSYMFQGMALFDSLTVFDNIALPLREKLRLPEPEVRELVEQKLRELELAEVPGKFPSQLSGGMQKRVALARALVTKPRIVLFDEPTTGLDPLRKWGVFKLIDESRKAFGFTAVMVSHDIPDVFTIADRVALLDGGKIVFSGSSEEARKSQHPMMRAFMPGEDALAQAYVPE
- a CDS encoding ABC transporter ATP-binding protein — its product is MRNLTKAFGSGQARTVALDQVSLDVNPGELVLLMGPSGSGKTTLLSVMGCILRPDAGSVVIRGQEIVGLPETGLCRVRLQSIGFIFQNYNLFPTLRAEENIMVALDLKGVPAKKARHQAAQVMESVGLGDKVGSMPADLSGGQKQRLAIARALAGDPEIILADEPTAALDSVNGRMVIGLLRELAIKRGRSVVVVTHDNRIFDFADRIVRIEDGRLKVSEGQE
- a CDS encoding winged helix-turn-helix transcriptional regulator is translated as MLLVNKTYYRPSKAARYLAILDTLAQDNMVSQNELGRRANLSGAMVNQYLKEMVDNELVEYERVNGKSFRYLLTDEGEARRQAMFSNFSSETVQIYTALKTTIASKLKVLKARGVMKLVLFGASETCEIVLQALRAAGGFEVMAVVDNDPAKAGKTLGGHIISPSVVLGSLRPQAVVITSFGCQEEIFKQLRALYEQHNVEIIRL
- a CDS encoding rubredoxin; the encoded protein is MARPEEMWRCQTTNCGYVYDPDRGDKKGKIPPGTSFDELPETWKCPVCGATKRCFRPVAGPGSTAEVVCPVPD
- a CDS encoding FtsX-like permease family protein → MTLIIALRNLLHDKVRLVVTLTGVVFAVVLIAVQVGLFVGFTSATSAVIDNTEADIWVCARGMRNFDVTSPLPQKAYYQALSTPGIAEARRLVVQFANWKKPNGGTESVEVVGYELPSGLGKPWNVVEGDLRALSLTDTIVIDQVYKHKLGVAQLGDQVEINGHRARVVAFTSGIRSFTTSPYIFCSLPIAQTLCNMREGKFTYVLVTLAPGASAEGVRRSLLDNVDGVDVYTRKEFSSKTQQYWMFTTGAGMALLIAAALGLVVGVVVVAQTLYATTMDHLAEFGTLRAMGAENWYIYKIIIIQALASAVAGYSLGIMVSYVIVQFADKGGASIILPFGVAVGLFFVTVFMCVGAALISINKVTRIDPVMVFKGR